The following are from one region of the Anaeropeptidivorans aminofermentans genome:
- a CDS encoding phage distal tail protein, translating to MQKLKFINSRGFEVEFMSQDPFIFWKIDGISLPPVEPVFTQSVGQSGYTLHSIVFDSRVVTLTGHVVDSYGDVKKMYAERQRLLNIISPSFGIGRLVYENDNGRWSIPAFCKDAAYAEKINSVQTLNISFECPSPFWQDYENTVVSLAYVEGGLKFPIVTPGFFGTLGYRAFVDNKGDVSAPMEIYIDGGAQNPMIKNVSTGEFIKVERKMNPYDKLYINTDPENLKVELIRNDGISETRENAYGYLSFDSSLFGLKPGMNELIFTSDDENKKVKIRLVFRLLYSGV from the coding sequence ATGCAAAAACTAAAATTTATTAATTCCCGGGGTTTTGAGGTGGAGTTTATGTCTCAGGACCCTTTTATATTCTGGAAAATAGACGGCATAAGCCTGCCTCCGGTGGAGCCCGTATTTACCCAGTCCGTAGGGCAGAGCGGCTATACCCTTCATTCCATTGTTTTTGACAGCAGGGTCGTAACCCTTACGGGCCATGTTGTAGATTCCTACGGAGATGTAAAAAAAATGTATGCGGAAAGGCAGCGGCTTCTTAACATCATAAGCCCAAGCTTCGGCATAGGAAGGCTTGTTTATGAAAATGACAATGGCAGATGGTCGATTCCTGCTTTCTGTAAGGACGCAGCCTATGCCGAAAAAATAAATTCAGTACAGACTTTAAATATAAGTTTTGAATGCCCCTCGCCCTTTTGGCAGGATTATGAAAATACGGTTGTAAGCCTTGCATATGTGGAGGGTGGTTTGAAATTTCCCATTGTAACGCCGGGATTTTTCGGAACATTGGGATACAGAGCTTTTGTAGACAATAAAGGCGATGTGTCTGCCCCTATGGAAATATATATAGACGGCGGAGCCCAGAATCCAATGATTAAAAACGTAAGCACAGGGGAATTTATAAAGGTAGAAAGAAAAATGAATCCCTATGATAAGCTGTATATCAATACGGACCCTGAAAACCTCAAAGTAGAGCTTATAAGAAACGACGGCATCAGCGAAACAAGGGAAAACGCCTATGGCTATTTAAGCTTTGATTCCTCTTTATTCGGCCTTAAGCCCGGTAT